A region of the Jaculus jaculus isolate mJacJac1 chromosome 10, mJacJac1.mat.Y.cur, whole genome shotgun sequence genome:
agggtcttaccattaaactctggtgggtagtcaagtgctctgacagaagtctgtcttgtttgttttggggatctagtaggtctctctgatcaacagctcattgtggatgtaaaccacatcctgtaacagggaattacaggccagcaccaaagaaaaagaaataagaaaaagacagagaagaaaaagaagcaggagaaatttaaggtttggTTTCTTTGCACCCTCACCAGGGCCCTTCAACTCAGGTGCTCACCCTGAGGTCCTTtcgagggttccaccttttagtctaacttccaggatataagattctatggtaccagttcaatttgggttcagtttgaTGTTCCtccacccttcccttcccccaagtaCTATGCTCcgtattgtccaagccttgagatgctattcaggAATATcaacaactcaggctgatccagactAGAAacggcagatgagtgagaccatgcgacggttgtctttctgtgattgtgtgagttcacttagaatggtctgttccaagtccaaccatttttctacaaatttcattgtgtcattttttttttcttaactaccaagtagaattccatcatgtagatataccacatcttggttttccatgcatccaatgatggacacctaggttgattccagtttttagctattatggattgaggagctataaacatggttgagcaaatatctctgaactgagatgtggagcttttagggtaaatgcccagtaagggaataacagggtctgttgataactctatattcatccttttcagtagtctccatattgatttccacggTGGTGTACCAgcctacattcccatcaacagtgaatgagggttcctatttctctacatcctcataaacacttgttttcatttgattttttttttgtttgtttgtttagaggtcaggtttcactctagtctaggctaatctgaaattcactatgtagtctcaggctggtcttgaactcatggtgatcctcttacctctgcctcccaagtgctggtattaaaggcgtgcgccaccacgcccagctttcatttgattttttaatgtttgctgtccttactggggtaaggtggaatctcatagttgttttaatttgcatttccctaatggttagggatgttgaacattttcttaagtgtgtgttagcatttgtaattcttcctttgagaactccctcaTTAGTtccctgccccacttttggagtgggttgtttgatcttctattgtttagtgttttgagttctttgtagattgtagatattaggcttctgtcaatggtataactggcgaagattttctcccatctaATGGGTAATCTGTTGTCTCTGctcatggtatgtttgtctgtgcaaaagcattttagcttcatgaaatcccattggttgagtgcttgtttaatttcctgggctactggggttttgttccagaagtcttttcccagtcctataacttagagagtgcctcctatttttcttccagtagctgaagtttcaggtcttatgttgaagtcttcaatccatttagacttgattcttgtgtaAGGGAgttctggcctattcactccacacCTCCGCGCCCACCCGCACACAGTCCGTGCAGGGCACCCAGACCCGGGTGCTGGGGGGGGAGACTGGAAACAGGGGTGTGGCCTGCTCACTCCAGACCGCAGCCCTCACCCGCACTCTGCCCGCACAGGGAACCCAGCTCTTCTATGATCCTAATTATATTTTCTAAACTAGTGAACAAAGAAGAGGGTTACACtatggccttttattttttccataatGACTTTAGTTTTGTCTGACAGTTTCCTGGGCTGGAAATtccaaatacatcaaacaaacaaatatttggtATTTGCAGATGACTTTTACCCTACGTCCTGCTCAAGTTCATGTGCTTTGGTTCTGATAAAAGAAAATGCCTCACTGCTCATCCATGGGAGATGCTTGCTTCATTTCATGACTTTAACCTTGAGGGAGATGGTTATTGTTTCAAATCATGCCTGCTTTGctgtgagagagggaaacagcGGTGCTGCATTGCAGCTAGAGTAAGGAATGGCCAATGGGAGCGGCCCATCTTAGGGCCTATATTCTTAGCTATCGGAATGGAGGTGCGCCACCAGCTCCCACATGGACACTGCCTTTCACTCCTTTCCTGTTTCCGTTCCAGCAGAGAATGGAGGGAATGCGGAAGAGCACATATGGAACTATGGCTGAGGGTAAGAGAGCCTTGAAGCTCTGAAGAGCTTGAGGCTGGGAGAGTCACTTCCCCTCCCTGTGCCCCAGGTGCAACACAGGCAGACATGCTGTTCCTGGCTCACTGTTGTTAGTATGtaggtgtgtacacacacacacacacacacacacacacacacacacacacacacaccatagtaCAATGCCTCCTTGTATATCATGTGGGAAAATGTGGATATAAAACTAACTCAGACATCCACTGTGACATGCATCCTCTTTCCTCATCATCTCTCAGCTGCAAAAAGCAAGTTTTCCCTGCAGAGATTTCGTGATTACTCACTAACCACCCCTCCGAACACTTAAGGAAAGGAAGAACCAACACCACATAGGAGGAATAGTATAATAGGCTTTTAGGAGTCTAAAAtgccttcaatttttttaaaaaaaattattattattttatttgttttagagcaacagacaggcagaaagaggcagagatagagagagagagaatgggtgcgccagggcccctagccactgcaaacgaactccagatgcgtgtgcccccttgtgcatctggctaacgtggattctggggaatcgaacctcgaactggggtccttaggtttcacaggcaagcccttagctgctaagccatctctccagcccaaatgcctTCAATTTTTGTGGGATCATAAGAAATCCCAAGTTTTCACCCTTCAGTACTGGACATCTGAGCTCTTAGCCGCACGCCATCGCTGCAGCATCACGTCTGCTATGTTTTCCAGTGCTGCAAGCAGCCCGAGTCTTACTCAAGCGTCTCATGgatttctcttttactttctcctGCCCACCCAGCTGCCATTCCCCACACTTTGCCCTGGCATTAACTGCCACCTCCCTCGTCTCCAACTCAAGCCCTCACTTTCCTTCCCAGGGCATTCAGCTGGTCCTTGCTGGGGTCGCCACAGCTCCAGCACCTGGCCTCCTTTCCCCTCAAGGGCTGGGACGCATGCGCTGAGCATCTACATAGAGTGCCCGGGGCTTGTGTGTGATTCTGTTTCCTCATTCCCGAGTTCTCACCTCAGCTTCTCTCCACACTCACATTTATTTGGCAACTGGTTCTCTGTGAAGCTGCCCTGAGCTCCACAATAGCCTGCACTTTCCCACTCCATGACGGTTtgccagaagagagagaaggcctCCAGCTTAGTCCCAGCTTGAGTTCTCCAGGGAAGAGCACAGGTCCCCTTTTCTTCACAAGTTACACACGTGCCATGATCCCAATGAAGGGCAGAGGCCCTCCTGACCACAGTGGTTCTGACCTTAGCTGTGGGTCCAAGTTGGGCACTTAGGCTAGTTCAACCCAAGACCACCCAAGCTTGTATGCCAACATTTGGGTGTGTTTGAATAATACTTGTTTCCTTTCATGGGAAGAAGGTCTATAGTTTTGATGAGTCACCCAAGAGGACTCGTGACCTGCAAGTCACGAGAACCACCAAGAGAGGCTCAAATGTCTTTCTTTGCAGGGACAGGAGACGATGACTGGCTTGCAGCGTGTTCCGCACTGAGGATCCTCCTGGTGGGCAGGTCAGGCAGTGGGAAAAGCGCCACAGGGAACAGCATCCTCTGCAGGCCAGCGTTCGAGTCCAAGCTGGGGGCCCAGTCGGTGACCAGGACATGCCAGCGGGAGATGAGCACGTGGAATGGGAGAAGCATCCTGGTGGTGGACACGCCCAATATCTTCGAGTCAAAGGCCCAGAACCAAGAGATGGACAAGGACATTGCAGACTGTTACCTGCTGTGTGCCCCAGGGCCCCACGTGCTGCTGCTGGTCACCCAGCTGGGGCGCTTCACGGCCCAGGATGCCATGGCTGTGAGGAGGGTGAAGGAGGTGTTTGGGTCAGGGGCCACAAGATACATGGTCGTCCTCTTCACCCACAAGGAAGACCTGGCGGACGAGTGCTTGGATGACTACGTGGCCCACACGGAGAACCACAGCCTGCAGCGCCTGATCCAGGAGTGCGGCAGGAGATACTGTGCCTTCAACAACCGGGCCACGGGCCAGGAGCAGAGGAGGCAGCTGGACGAGTTCATGGCCCTGGTGGAGAGGCTGGAGCGGGAGTGTGGCGGCTCCTTCCACAGCAATGAGCTCTTCTTTCATGCCCAGAGGGTGTGGCAATGTGGGGCTGGTGCCTACCAGCAAGACTACAGGCACTTCCTGGCCGAGGTGAGGCAGCAGCTGGACAAgcagaagcaggggctggaggagcAGGAGAGGAACTGTGCGCTCAAGGCGCTCCTCAGAGTCAGACGGTGGATGGCTTCCCACGTCGCGCTCTCTGCTGGTCTCATTATCTGTGGTTTGATTCTTCTTGCCCTCATAATCAACTTGTGTATTATTCAATGGAAATGAGCCTTTTCAGGTGAAGTCTACAGTCATCACTCCCCCTGATTCACCATCTCTGTCTTTGTGGGTCACTTCTCCTGTCACATAATTTCACACTCAGTTTGGCTTCCTGGCATCAGACATGTCCTGTAATGCCTCTAAGTAAATAAAACGTGAATGAAAatggttctctttttttttttttggtaaaaaattATGAGGGAAAATAATAAATGGATTGGGATATATCTTCCAGCCCACTTTCCATATTACCTGTCCTTCCTCTTGATCCAGGTTTttgccctc
Encoded here:
- the LOC123463942 gene encoding GTPase IMAP family member 5-like isoform X1 is translated as MIPGVFKRMEGMRKSTYGTMAEGTGDDDWLAACSALRILLVGRSGSGKSATGNSILCRPAFESKLGAQSVTRTCQREMSTWNGRSILVVDTPNIFESKAQNQEMDKDIADCYLLCAPGPHVLLLVTQLGRFTAQDAMAVRRVKEVFGSGATRYMVVLFTHKEDLADECLDDYVAHTENHSLQRLIQECGRRYCAFNNRATGQEQRRQLDEFMALVERLERECGGSFHSNELFFHAQRVWQCGAGAYQQDYRHFLAEVRQQLDKQKQGLEEQERNCALKALLRVRRWMASHVALSAGLIICGLILLALIINLCIIQWK
- the LOC123463942 gene encoding GTPase IMAP family member 5-like isoform X2, producing MEGMRKSTYGTMAEGTGDDDWLAACSALRILLVGRSGSGKSATGNSILCRPAFESKLGAQSVTRTCQREMSTWNGRSILVVDTPNIFESKAQNQEMDKDIADCYLLCAPGPHVLLLVTQLGRFTAQDAMAVRRVKEVFGSGATRYMVVLFTHKEDLADECLDDYVAHTENHSLQRLIQECGRRYCAFNNRATGQEQRRQLDEFMALVERLERECGGSFHSNELFFHAQRVWQCGAGAYQQDYRHFLAEVRQQLDKQKQGLEEQERNCALKALLRVRRWMASHVALSAGLIICGLILLALIINLCIIQWK